The sequence below is a genomic window from Ensifer adhaerens.
AAGATTGCCGCCGTTTGCGAACGGCCCGAATAGTCTCACCCAGCCTGATGCGCCCTATGCCCCGACACATCCGCGCCTGCGTCGCGCGGTAGCGGGATGATGAAGAAGAGCGAGGCCGCCGAGAGAAGCGCCGTCAGGCCGAAGGCCAGATGGAAGGAGAAGAGCGAGAGCGTCTGGCCGCTCCACCATCCACCCGCCTCCAGAATGAGACCGGCGACGGCAACACCCAGCGCCGTGGCGATCTGCTGGAAGACGGAACTGATCGAGGTGGCCTGACTGGCGTCGTTTTCGCTGACCGAGGTGAAGTTCAGGCTATTCGATGAGGTGAACAGGAAGGACCGGCTGAAGCCCGCGAGATAGAGCGACAGGATGATCAGCCAGATCGGCGTTTCGGGCGTGAAGAAGACGGCGACGCCGATCATGGCCGCACCGGCGGCGGAAGCCATGACCATCGTGTCGCGGAAGCCGCGGGCGGCAAGCGCACGAGCGGCCAGAAACTTCGTCGACATAGCCCCGAAAGCCCCTGCGAAGGTGATGAGGCCCGAGTGGAACGGGTTTAGCCCGAAACCCATCTGCAGCATCAACGGCATCAGGAAGGGCTGTGCGCCATTGGCCACGCGGAAGATCGTCGCCCCGACGATCGAGAGGCGAAAGACCGGGTCGCGGAAGAGCTTTAGCGTGAGGATGGGGTTGGGCACGCGCCGGGCATGACGGATATAACGCACTAGTGTCACGGCGCCGAGCGCGGTGGCGGCAATGCCGACAACCGGCGGCAGGGCCGGCAGGCTGATGACCGAAAGGCCGAAGACAATCCCCGAGGCCGCAATGCCGCTCAGGAAAAACCCGGGCCAGTCAAGCTTTGGCGTTTCGCGCGGCGGGATTTCAGGCAGATAGATCGAGGAGAGCCAGATGCCGAGAAAACCGATCGGGACGTTGATCAGGAATATCCAGTGCCAGGAGAAATAGGTGGTGATGAAACCGCCCAGCGGCGGTCCGGCCATGGGGCCGATCAGGCCAGGAATCGTCAGCCAGGTCATCGCCGAAACGAATTCGCTTTTCGGAACCGCACGCACCAGCACGAGGCGTCCGACCGGCGTCATCATCGATCCGCCAATCCCCTGCAGGAAGCGGGCAATGACAAATTCCGGAAGGCTCGACGCCATGGAACAGGCCACCGACCCGAGCACGAAGACAAGAAGGGCAATGCGGAAGATGTTCTTCGCGCCGAACTTGTCGGCCATCCAGCCACTGATCGGGATGAAAACGCCGAGTGCCACGAGATAGGAGGTCAACGCCAGCTTCAGCGTGATGGGATTGACCCCGATGTCTGAAGCGATCGCCGGAAGGGAAGTGGCGATCACGGTCGAATCCATCATCTCCATGAAGAAGGCGAAGGCGAGGATCATGGGGACTATGCGGGGCATTGTACAACCGTAAAGACTTGGAGAGCCGCGATGACACGGTCAATTTCGTTATTGTAAGGGATACATAGTTTCCATAATACTGACGCTTCACCTTGGATAGTGAATTCTTCGCAATGTTTCATAACGTCGCGGGACCGCATTCGGGCAGGAATTCTGCCGCCAGACGGTCACGATAAGCACGAAGATTGGGTTCGGCCAGGATCGCGTCGCGGATCGGACCGGGAAAGGCGCGCGCGGTGGCCGCCACGGCGAAGGCCAGCACGGTGGCGTCTGAACCGCAGGGCCTATCGCCCAGAAGATAGGATTTGTTGCCCAGCAGGCTTGCAATCGCCCGCGTGTTATCGGCGAAGATGGCGCTGTTTTCCCGGTCGTTCAGGCGCGCGGTCCCCTGCCCTTTCAGCGCCGCCAGCACGCTGCGGCGGATCAACGGCGCGATGAGTAGCCGGACAGGCATCGGCATGGAGCCGAAAGCCGCCTGCTTCATCACCGCCCAGCCCTCCGGTTGGATCCATCGCCGCTCCACCGCGATGAAGTAGCTCGACTCTTCCAGCGTGCGTTCGGCAAGCAGGCCCAACATCAGGCTTTGCTCGTCATGGCCGCCGGTAAAGTCAGCACCATAGGCCTCGGCCAAATACCGCCTGATCAGGCGCGAGTCGGAAATGACATGCCCCTTGTCCTCGATATAGGGCAGCTTGCCGCGCGGCGCCTTTCTGGCGCCAGCAAGACCGTCGATCTTTTCAAAGGGCAGGCCCGCCATACGCAGCAGAATCATGACCTTCATGACAAACGGACTGAGGTCCGGCTGTCCCGCGCCGGGTCCGAAACCAAACAGCTTGATCATGCCGCCTCCTTCGATCGGTTCATGAACATCCGAACGTTGGACGCGCTCGAGGTCCAGACGTATGCAGGTTTCGACAAAACAAATATGAAAGCCCGGATTTTGCAATCCGGGCTCCAGAAATCGACCAGAAAAAGGCCGCGAAATTCACGCCGCCATGTCGGCCGCAACCTGGCGCAGGGTCGCCGCTAGCCGGGCCATGATTTCCTCGCCCTCGACCTTCAGTCCGGCCGCGGCAAAATCCTGGCTCAGGCGCTCCACTGCGCCACCTCGCCTGATGATGTCTTCTGTCACCAATTCGTTCGCGTAAGCATTCGGATCGACGTGACCGAGCTTTTCGGCGGCCCAAAGAGCCAACTGCATCTTGCTGCGCGTATCGATGCGAAATTCCAGTTCGCGCTCGCGCGCATATTGCATTTCCAGAGCATCGGCCCGCATCTTCAAAGCATTCATTTTCCGGTTCCCTAAAATATTGCAGCTAAAACAGTGGCTTCCTTGCCATGGACACACCTTTGCACGGCCCCGCTTGCAACTTTGTGAGAGGAAAAGGTTGCATTTTATCGATCTGTCGATTTCGCGACATAGGTGTGCAACTTTCGGATTCCGGACAACCGAAACGATCTGTCTCGGGGCAGATACGCGATGGAAATGATACAACTGCCTGTGGATAGCGTTTTCCTATTCCATTCCGGTCATGATCATGTTACCAGCCCTCGCCAACTTCCAGAACAAATGGAAACCCAGCGGAGCCGCTCCCAAGCTGCCGCTGTTTTCCCATTTCGACAATTCGAAAGGAATTTGGCAGATGGCGCGCATTATCGAATCCGCTACCGGGCACGAAGCCCTCACCTTCGACGACGTTCTTTTGCAGCCCGGGCATTCCGAGATCATGCCGGGGCAGACGAATATCGCGACCCGCATCGCCTCAGACATCGAATTGAACCTGCCGATCCTTTCGTCCGCCATGGACACGGTGACGGAATCGCGCCTTGCCATTGCGATGGCGCAGGCAGGCGGTCTCGGCGTCATCCACCGCAACCTCTCCCCCGCCGCCCAGGCCGAAGAGGTCCGGCAAGTGAAGAAGTTCGAGAGCGGGATGGTGGTGAACCCCGTCACGATCGGCCCCAGGGCGAAGCTCGCCGAAGCGCTTGCGCTGATGAAGGCCCACGGCATCTCGGGCATTCCGGTCGTTGAAAATGGCGGCAACGGCGTCGCCGGCAAGCTGGTCGGCATTCTGACCAACCGCGACGTCCGCTTCGCCACCAATCCCGATCAGCCGATCCACGAACTGATGACCAAGGAAAAGCTCATCACAGTGACGGAAAATGTCGAACAGCAGGAAGCCAAGCGTCTCCTTCACAGCCACCGCATCGAGAAGCTGCTGGTTGTCGACAATGACGGGCGTTGCGTCGGCCTGATCACCGTGAAGGACATTGAAAAGTCCCAGCTCAATCCGAATGCCTCGAAGGACGCCCAGGGCCGCCTCCGCGCCGCTGCCGCCATTTCGGTGGGTGACGACGCGCGAGAGCGCACCGAGCGACTGCTGGATGCCGGCGTCGACGTCATCGTCATCGACACCGCGCACGGTCATTCGCAGAAGGTTCTCGACGCCGTCGGCATCGTGAAGAAGATGACCAATTCGGTTCGTATCATTGCCGGCAATGTTGCAACCGCCGGCGGCACGCGCGCGCTGATCGATGCGGGTGCAGACGCCGTCAAGGTCGGTATCGGCCCGGGCTCGATCTGCACGACGCGTATCGTCGCAGGCGTCGGCGTTCCCCAGCTCGCCGCCATCATGGCGGCGGTTGAGGAAGCCAACAAGTCGGACGTTCCGGTGATCGCCGATGGCGGCATCAAGTTCTCGGGCGATCTGGCCAAGGCCATCGCCTCGGGTGCATCGGCCTGCATGGTTGGCTCGCTGCTTGCCGGCACGGACGAAAGCCCCGGCGAGGTCTATCTCTACCAGGGCCGCTCGTTCAAGGCCTATCGCGGCATGGGCTCGGTCGGTGCCATGGCGCGCGGCTCTGCTGATCGCTACTTCCAGGCGGAAGTGCGCGACACGCTGAAGCTGGTTCCGGAAGGCATTGAAGGCCAGGTGCCCTACAAGGGCCCGGTCTCGGGCGTCCTGCATCAGCTCGCCGGCGGCCTGCGCGCTGCCATGGGCTATGTCGGCGGTGTCGATCTGACGGACTTCCAGAAGAAGGCCACCTTCGTTCGCATCTCCGGCGCCGGGCTTCGCGAAAGCCATGCGCATGACGTGACGATCACCCGCGAAAGCCCGAACTATCCGGGTGGGATGTGAGCTTTCGGCTTGGAGACAGCCTGAAATCGGACCCGTGGCTCTGGCTCACGGGTCTTGTCTCGGCTGCTCTCCTGCTGTTGATGAACGTGCGCGACGCGGCAAAATTTGCCGCGCTTACCCATGGCCGGACGATCCCGGACTCTGATTTCTCCTCGACGCGTGAAAGCCTGCTGGCGCTCAAGGATTATCTCGGCAGCCGGCCGGATGCGGCCGATGTGCTGCATGCCATGCATCTGCAGGCAGACCTCGCGCTGCCGGCGACACTGACCGCCTTTCTGCTTCTCCTGATCCGGCGCCTTGCGCCCGGCGCGGTGGTTTACGGGCGTCAGGCGCAAAACCTGCTGCCGCTGCTCCTGGTCTTTCCCATTCTTTACGGATTCGCCGACTACACCGAAAACGTTCTGGCGCTCCTGCTGTTTCCGCCCGCCGGGCCCAGCCCTGCAACGGCGGCGCTTCTCGCCGATGCGCTCTCCTGGGCGACACGGCTGAAATTTCTCGCGATGACAATTGCCGGTGTCACCGTGGCAAGGCTGGCTATCGCTCGTCTTTCGCCGTGAAATAAGAAATATTCTCGGAAAAATTCAAAATAAACTCACGAGCAATTACAGCCGCTTAAAGCACGAAATCGGCGCAGCATCGCGATAAATCGGGCAAGCCCATTGTAAAATTCTCGATAATGCCTATCTTGAGGCCATCGAAAGTTGCTTGTGACGTCGGTAAGAGCATCGCTCCCGTCGAATTTCCTCTCAAAATATCGATCCAATCCTGCGAGGTTTCGCGGGAACAACAACGATTGCTTTGAAAGGAAATCGTTATGAACACTGGTACCGTAAAGTGGTTTAACTCCACCAAGGGCTTCGGCTTCATCCAGCCCGACAACGGCTCTGCTGACGTTTTCGTCCACATCTCGGCTGTCGAGCGCGCAGGCATGCGTTCGCTCAACGACGGTCAGAAGATCACGTACGACATCGTGCAGGACCGCAAGTCCGGCAAGAACTCGGCCGATAACCTTCGCGCCGCTTGAATTCGTCATTCGCTGAGGCTGACCACGGATGTACTGGCAGCTTCGCTGAGTGACTGTGAGAGGTCGGGTTAACGCCCGGCCTTTTGTTTTTGTGGAGATTTCCATGTCGGAAGTTCGTTATGCCCCGGACGACATGGTCGTCCTTCACGCCCGCACGCTTGACGGCGTGGCGCAACAGGTCACGGTTCGCATCGTGGCCTGCCAGCCGGAAACACGTGGAACCGTGCGTTACCGCGTTCGTTTGACCGGAGAGAATTTCGATCGCACCGTGAGCAGTCACGACATCGACACGATGGCCTCGCCCGCGCGCGGCACGATCGGAAAATCCGCGACCTCGCGTCCGGAACCGGGCTCCTCCTGGATCAATGCGGCGAAAATCCGCACCAGGAAGTAATGCAACCCTGACCAAGGAGATATCTTGCAAGTCATCGTCAGAGACAACAATGTCGAACAGGCGCTCCGCGTCCTGAAAAAAAAGCTCCAGCGCGAAGGCGTGTTCCGCGAGATGCGTGCCAGGAGCTCTTATGAAAAGCCCTCCGAACGGCGCGTTCGCGAAGCGGCAGAGGCGGTACGCCGCCACAAGAAACTCAAGAAGAAACAGATGCAGCGCGAAGGGCTCCTGCCTGCGCCCAAGAAGGCCGTGCGCCCGCGCTGAGGCATCCCGTTTCTCACGTTCTCAGGAGGAATACCATGACCGCGACGAAGGATCAGTTCTTCAAGCCCACCAAGATGTCGGCGCAGGACAAGGCCTCTGCGATCGATCACGCCGCCTGGCAGATCATCGACAAGGAGGCCGAACAGCGCGCGCTCAAGACCGACCGGCTGCGCAAATTGCGCGAAGCACAAGAGGCGCTCGCACCTGCAGCCCCCGCGCCGCGCGCGAAGGCAAAACGCGGCTGACTTTAAAACAGCCGCGTCTCGAAATTCATCCTTGAGCAAAGGCCGCCTGTTCATCACGCTGGCGCTGCACCTCGCGGCGCTTGGTGATGATCGAGGCGGTGATGACACCAATGGTCACGATCGTCACCAGAATGGTCGAGACCGCATTGATTTCCGGCGTCACGCCCAGACGGACCTGGCTGTAGATCTTCATCGGCAGCGTCGTGGCGCCCGGACCCGAGGCGAAGCTTGAGATCACCAGATCGTCGAGCGACAGTGTGAAAGCCAGCATCCAGCCCGACACCACCGCCGGCGCGATGACCGGAAGCGTCACCTGCAGAAAGGTGCGCGTGGGCGTTGCACCCAGATCCATCG
It includes:
- a CDS encoding drug resistance transporter, EmrB/QacA subfamily (manually curated) encodes the protein MPRIVPMILAFAFFMEMMDSTVIATSLPAIASDIGVNPITLKLALTSYLVALGVFIPISGWMADKFGAKNIFRIALLVFVLGSVACSMASSLPEFVIARFLQGIGGSMMTPVGRLVLVRAVPKSEFVSAMTWLTIPGLIGPMAGPPLGGFITTYFSWHWIFLINVPIGFLGIWLSSIYLPEIPPRETPKLDWPGFFLSGIAASGIVFGLSVISLPALPPVVGIAATALGAVTLVRYIRHARRVPNPILTLKLFRDPVFRLSIVGATIFRVANGAQPFLMPLMLQMGFGLNPFHSGLITFAGAFGAMSTKFLAARALAARGFRDTMVMASAAGAAMIGVAVFFTPETPIWLIILSLYLAGFSRSFLFTSSNSLNFTSVSENDASQATSISSVFQQIATALGVAVAGLILEAGGWWSGQTLSLFSFHLAFGLTALLSAASLFFIIPLPRDAGADVSGHRAHQAG
- a CDS encoding Glutathione S-transferase; protein product: MIKLFGFGPGAGQPDLSPFVMKVMILLRMAGLPFEKIDGLAGARKAPRGKLPYIEDKGHVISDSRLIRRYLAEAYGADFTGGHDEQSLMLGLLAERTLEESSYFIAVERRWIQPEGWAVMKQAAFGSMPMPVRLLIAPLIRRSVLAALKGQGTARLNDRENSAIFADNTRAIASLLGNKSYLLGDRPCGSDATVLAFAVAATARAFPGPIRDAILAEPNLRAYRDRLAAEFLPECGPATL
- a CDS encoding IMP dehydrogenase; this translates as MARIIESATGHEALTFDDVLLQPGHSEIMPGQTNIATRIASDIELNLPILSSAMDTVTESRLAIAMAQAGGLGVIHRNLSPAAQAEEVRQVKKFESGMVVNPVTIGPRAKLAEALALMKAHGISGIPVVENGGNGVAGKLVGILTNRDVRFATNPDQPIHELMTKEKLITVTENVEQQEAKRLLHSHRIEKLLVVDNDGRCVGLITVKDIEKSQLNPNASKDAQGRLRAAAAISVGDDARERTERLLDAGVDVIVIDTAHGHSQKVLDAVGIVKKMTNSVRIIAGNVATAGGTRALIDAGADAVKVGIGPGSICTTRIVAGVGVPQLAAIMAAVEEANKSDVPVIADGGIKFSGDLAKAIASGASACMVGSLLAGTDESPGEVYLYQGRSFKAYRGMGSVGAMARGSADRYFQAEVRDTLKLVPEGIEGQVPYKGPVSGVLHQLAGGLRAAMGYVGGVDLTDFQKKATFVRISGAGLRESHAHDVTITRESPNYPGGM
- a CDS encoding cold-shock DNA-binding protein family — protein: MNTGTVKWFNSTKGFGFIQPDNGSADVFVHISAVERAGMRSLNDGQKITYDIVQDRKSGKNSADNLRAA
- a CDS encoding SSU ribosomal protein S21P; this encodes MQVIVRDNNVEQALRVLKKKLQREGVFREMRARSSYEKPSERRVREAAEAVRRHKKLKKKQMQREGLLPAPKKAVRPR